The Gadus chalcogrammus isolate NIFS_2021 chromosome 10, NIFS_Gcha_1.0, whole genome shotgun sequence genome contains a region encoding:
- the stag2b gene encoding cohesin subunit SA-2, with protein sequence MIAAPELPSDFPFPQDTDTRFSSDTDFSEEPDGRTAVTVSLAAKGKGGKKGKKPAGEKGKGAKGTGRLNGHHQENGMENMMLFEVVKLGRSAMQSVVDDWIESYKTDRDVALLDLINFFIQCSGCKGVVSGEMFRNMQNSEIIRRMTEEFDEDSGDYPLTIAGPQWKRFKTSFCEFIAVLVRQCQYSIIYDEYMMDTVISLLTGLSDSQVRAFRHTSTLAAMKLMTALVNVALNLSINMDNTQRQYESERNKIVAKRANDRLELLLQKRKELQENQDEIENMMNAIFKGVFVHRYRDSIAEIRAICIEEIGVWMKLYSDAFLNDSYLKYVGWTMHDKQGEVRLKCLTALQGLYYNRELNTRLELFTSRFKDRIVSMTLDKEYDVAVQAIKLLTLVLHSTDEVLSPEDCESVYHLVYSAHRPVAIAAGEFLFKKLFSQREPEEEGAPKRRGRQSPNANLIKTTVFFFLESELHEHAAYLVDSLWECGAELLKDWECMTSLLLDDPLPGEEALTDRQETALIEIMLCTVRQAAECHPPVGRGTGKRVMTAKEKKTQLDDRTRITELFAVSLPPLLAKYAMDSEKVTNLLQLPQFFDLEIYTTGRLEKHLESLLRQVREIVEKHTDTDVLEVCSKTYHALCNEEFTIFNRVDIARSQLLDEQVDKFNRLLEDFLQEGEEVDEDDTYQILSTLKRITAFHNAHDLSQWDLFTSNFKLLNTGIENGDMPEQIVIQSLQCTHYVILWNLAKLSEGSSRKEDMVTLRKQMRAFCMMCQRYLTNVNTAVKEQAFTILCDVLLIFSHQMVSGGREHLEPLVYSPEDSLQVELLSFILNHVFIDQDEETNSTDGQQDDEAGKIEALHKRRNLLAAYCKLIIYCVVEMKTGADIFKQYMRYYNDYGDIIKETMSKTRQIDKIQCAKTLILSLQQLFNEMLSELGHGFDRSSSSFCGIKELARRFSLTFGLDQVKTRDAIAMLHKDGIEFAFKEPSPQGEGNPPLHLAFLDILSEFSSKLMRQDKRTVHMYLERFMTFQMALQREDCWLPLISYRNSLQAGGDDDTMSVMSGYSSRGSSVRSKKAKPTAATSVAVAAAAAAAAAATAAKRKLPEEESSSSSEVWQQSLQTPVMMPSPHLTSTAMREPKRGRDDSYMGVYPLPHDQQTPHPHTPQHHPQQTPQHIQTPMDYNSQVTWMLAQRQQEEARQQQERAMNYAKLRTNLQHAIRRGTGLMEEDEEPIVEDVMMSSEGRLDDLNEGMDFDTMDIDLPPSKNRRERSELKPDYFDPASIMDESVLGVSMF encoded by the exons ATGATAGCGGCACCAGAATTACCGTCAGACTTCCCCTTCCCTCA GGACACAGACACCCGTTTCTCCTCAGACACAGACTTCTCAGAGGAGCCAGATGGAAGAACTGCAGTCACAGTCTCACTTGCAGCCAAAGGAAAG ggagggaagaaggggaAGAAGCCAGCAGGGGAGAAGGGGAAAGGAGCCAAGGGAACGGGGAGGCTCAATGGCCACCATCAGGAGAACGGCATGGAGAACATGATGCTGTTCGAGGTGGTCAAACTGGGCAGGAGTGCGATGCAG TCGGTTGTTGATGACTGGATCGAGTCGTATAAAACAGACCGGGACGTTGCCCTCCTGGACCTCATCAATTTCTTCATACAGTGCTCGGgatgtaaag GTGTGGTCAGTGGGGAGATGTTCAGGAACATGCAGAACTCTGAAATCATCAGACGAATGACGGAGGAATTTGACGAG gaCAGTGGGGATTACCCTCTGACTATAGCAGGGCCACAGTGGAAAAGGTTTAAAACCAGCTTCTGCGAGTTCATTGCTGTGTTGGTGCGCCAGTGTCAATACAGCATCATCTACGATGAGTACATGATGGACACTGTCAtctccctcctcaccggactgtCTGACTCCCAAGTCCGCGCGTtcagacacacctccacactggCAG CCATGAAGCTGATGACGGCTCTGGTGAATGTAGCGCTGAACCTAAGCATCAACATGGACAACACCCAGCGCCAGTACGAGTCCGAGAGGAACAAGATCGTGGCCAAGAGGGCCAACGATCGCCTGGAGCTGCTCCTACAGAAACGCAAGGAG CTCCAGGAAAATCAGGACGAGATCGAAAACATGATGAATGCCATCTTCAAAGGAGTGTTTGTTCATCGATATCG CGATTCTATAGCAGAAATCCGAGCCATCTGTATAGAAGAGATCGGGGTATGGATGAAACTATACAGCGACGCCTTCCTCAACGACAGCTATCTGAAGTATGTGGGATGGACCATGCACGACAAG CAAGGAGAGGTGCGTTTGAAGTGCCTGACCGCACTGCAGGGTCTGTACTACAACAGAGAGCTCAACACGAGACTGGAGCTGTTCACCAGTCGCTTTAAG GACCGCATTGTCTCGATGACCCTCGACAAGGAGTACGACGTCGCAGTACAAGCTATTAAACTTCTCACCCTTGTcttgca TAGCACAGATGAGGTGCTGAGCCCGGAGGACTGCGAGAGCGTCTATCACTTGGTCTACTCTGCTCACAGACCGGTCGCCATAGCAGCCGGGGAGTTCCTCTTCAAAAA ACTCTTCAGCCAAcgggagccagaggaggagggcgcccccaagaggagaggaagacaaagCCCCAACGCAAACCTCATCAAGACCActgtcttcttcttcctcgAGAGCGAG CTCCACGAGCACGCGGCCTACCTGGTGGATTCCCTGTGGGAGTGTGGCGCAGAGCTTCTCAAGGACTGGGAGTGTATGACCAGCCTACTGCTAGACGACCCTCTGCCGGGAGAAGAAG ctctgacagacagacaggagacggCTCTGATTGAGATCATGCTGTGCACGGTTCGTCAGGCGGCCGAGTGCCACCCCCCTGTTGGCAGAGGCACCGGGAAGAGG GTCATGACTGCTAAGGAGAAGAAAACGCAGCTGGATGATAGAACCAGAATAACAGAGCTTTTTGCAGTGTCGTTGCCCCCTCTACTGGCCAAG TACGCAATGGATTCGGAGAAGGTGACTAACCTGTTACAGCTCCCTCAGTTCTTCGACCTTGAGATTTACACCACAGGACGTCTAGAGAAG CACCTGGAGTCTCTGCTGCGTCAGGTCAGGGAGATCGTGGAGAAGCACACCGACACGGATGTCCTGGAGGTCTGCTCCAAGACCTACCACGCCCTCTGCAACGAGGAGTTCACCATCTTCAACCGGGTAGACATCGCGCGCTCCCAGCTCCTAGACGAACAGGTGGACAAGTTCAACCGGCTCCTGGAGGACTTCCTGCAAGAG ggtgaggaggtggatgaggacgACACCTACCAGATTCTCTCCACTCTGAAGAGGATCACCGCTTTCCACAA TGCACATGACCTTTCCCAGTGGGACCTCTTCACCAGCAACTTCAAGCTGCTCAACACTGGCATCGAGAACGGCGACATGCCAGAGCAG ATCGTGATCCAGTCACTGCAGTGCACTCACTATGTGATCCTGTGGAACCTGGCCAAGCTCTCCGAAGGCAGCTCCAGAAAG GAGGATATGGTCACCCTTAGGAAGCAGATGAGAGCGTTCTGCATGATGTGCCAGCGCTATCTCACCAACGTCAACACGGCGGTCAAAGAGCAG GCCTTCACCATCCTGTGTGATGTGCTGCTCATCTTCAGCCACCAGATGGTGTCTGGTGGCCGGGAGCACCTAGAGCCACTCGTCTATTCTCCCGAAGACTCGCTGCAGGTGGAGCTGCTCTCCTTCATCCTCAACCACGTCTTCATCGACCAGGACGAGGAGACCAACAGCACAG ATGGGCAGCAGGACGACGAGGCAGGAAAGATAGAAGCGCTGCACAAGAGAAGGAACCTGCTGGCCGCCTACTGCAAGCTCATCATCTACTGCGTGGTGGAGATGAAGACGGGCGCGGACATCTTCAAGCAGTACATGAGG TATTACAACGACTACGGCGACATCATCAAGGAGACGATGAGTAAAACTCGGCAGATCGACAAGATCCAGTGCGCCAAGACGCTCATCCTCAGTCTACAGCAG CTCTTCAACGAGATGCTGTCGGAGCTGGGTCACGGCTTCGACCGCTCCTCCTCGTCGTTTTGCGGCATCAAAGAGCTGGCCCGTCGCTTCTCGCTCACCTTTGGCCTGGACCAGGTCAAGACCAGGGATGCCATTGCCATGCTGCACAA AGACGGGATAGAGTTTGCGTTCAAGGAGCCGAGCCCCCAGGGAGAAGGCAACCCTCCCCTTCACCTGGCTTTCTTGGACATCCTCAGCGAGTTCTCCTCCAAGCTGATGAGACAGGACAAGAGGACTGT CCACATGTACCTGGAGCGCTTCATGACGTTCCAGATGGCCCTGCAGCGCGAGGACTGCTGGCTCCCCCTCATCTCCTACCGCAACTCCCTGCAGGCGGGAGGCGACGACGACACCATGTCGGTGATGAGCGGCTACTCGAGCCGCGGCTCCTCTGTGCGCTCCAAGAAGGCCAagcccaccgccgccaccagtGTGGCGGtcgccgcagccgccgccgccgccgccgccgccaccgcagcCAAGCGGAAGCTTCCAGAAG aggagagcagcagcagcagcgaggtGTGGCAGCAGAGCCTGCAGACGCCGGTGATGATGCCCTCgccccacctcacctccaccgccaTGCGCGAGCCCAAGAGGGGCCGCGACGACAGCTACATGGGCGTGTACCCCCTGCCCCACGACCAGCAGACCCCCCACCCGCACACGCCGCAGCACCATCCACAGCAGACGCCACAGCACATCCAAACCCCCATGGACTACAA ttctCAGGTGACGTGGATGCTGGCCCagaggcagcaggaggaggcgcggcagcagcaggagagagccaTGAATTACGCCAAGCTCAGGACCAACCTGCAGCACGCTAT TCGCCGTGGTACCGGGCtcatggaggaggacgaggagcccaTCGTGGAGGACGTGATGATGTCTTCTGAAGGCCGGCTGGACGACCTCAACGAGGGCATGGACTTTGATACTATGGACATAGATCTG CCTCCGTCTAAGAACCGCCGCGAGCGCTCAGAGCTGAAGCCAGACTACTTCGACCCGGCTTCTATCATGGATGAATCG GTCCTTGGAGTGTCGATGTTTTAA